A section of the Canis lupus baileyi chromosome 5, mCanLup2.hap1, whole genome shotgun sequence genome encodes:
- the S100PBP gene encoding S100P-binding protein isoform X5, whose product MTCSLVPSEQSSGTSLLPKDNAPFSWGSLDEDGLDDSLLDLSEGEEDDGHFSFTEEDIQELLKDDDLSNEHFSWGGGLLKDNRHVEKGGKGNEILLDTSQEKNSLYSLGPVAETPGLLKLPQLSTSVGNGPTPTKPLNRHFALEKNLIKITVVAPFDPTVCDAVLDKDKTDSSKDTEKPSSLGEEMRKGGLSPNENKLCSESEGISPSNSAWDAPPLSSPSDNDFEQTVSDKNMPDSKRPTPVFSQILDHSETPNTGSSWKNGSHKSNCEVRFPVVSSSSNKQDVLDKDSGKLKVNERRLGKVIPVLQAKRRTNVPTFSQSDLEKQKESYLKEVIAHIEHPKDTNQDFIYSPKTQRGRDTGRGRSRLHAGSSTRDLIRGLQDHALG is encoded by the exons ATGACGTGCTCACTAGTGCCCTCTGAACAGTCTTCTGGAACTTCTCTCTTGCCTAAAGACAATGCCCCATTTTCTTGGGGTTCCTTGGATGAGGATGGATTGGATGACTCCTTGCTGGATCTGTCTGAGGGAGAAGAAGATGATGGCCATTTCagtttcacagaggaagatattCAGGAGCTCCTGAAGGATGATGACCTATCAAATGAGCACTTTTCTTGGGGAGGAGGGTTGCTTAAAGATAATAGGCATGttgagaagggagggaaagggaatgaAATTCTATTGGACACTTCCCAAGAGAAAAATTCATTGTACAGCTTGGGACCAGTAGCCGAGACCCCTGGCCTCTTAAAACTACCTCAACTAAGCACATCAGTTGGTAATGGACCAACTCCTACTAAACCATTAAACAGACACTTTGCACTAGAAaagaatcttataaaaataacagTTGTTGCACCATTTGATCCAACAGTTTGTGATGCTGTGCTTGATAAGGACAAGACTGATTCATCCAAAGATACTGAAAAACCCTCCTCCCTTGGGGAAGAGATGAGAAAAGGTGGTCTTAGTCCAAATGAGAACAAACTCTGCAGTGAGTCTGAAGGGATCAGTCCCAGTAATTCTGCTTGGGATGCACCCCCACTCTCTTCTCCTTCAGACAATGACTTTGAACAAACTGTGTCTGATAAAAATATGCCTGACAGTAAGAGACCTACACCTGTATTCTCTCAGATCTTAGACCATTCAGAGACTCCTAATACGGGGTCATCCTGGAAAAATGGATCACATAAATCAAATTGTGAAGTGAGGTTTCCAGTTGTTTCCAGTTCATCAAACAAA CAGGATGTTCTTGACAAGGATTCTGGGAAACTGAAAGTCAATGAGAGAAGACTGGGCAAAGTCATTCCTGTTCTGCAAGCCAAAAGAAG GACTAATGTTCCGACGTTTTCACAATCAGATctagaaaagcagaaggaaagttATCTCAAGGAAGTCATTGCTCATATAGAACACCCAAAGGACACTAACCAAG attttatttattcaccaaagacacagagaggcagagacacaggcagagggagaagcaggctccatgcagggagctcgacgcgggacttgatccggggtctccaggatcacgccctgggctga
- the S100PBP gene encoding S100P-binding protein isoform X6: protein MTCSLVPSEQSSGTSLLPKDNAPFSWGSLDEDGLDDSLLDLSEGEEDDGHFSFTEEDIQELLKDDDLSNEHFSWGGGLLKDNRHVEKGGKGNEILLDTSQEKNSLYSLGPVAETPGLLKLPQLSTSVGNGPTPTKPLNRHFALEKNLIKITVVAPFDPTVCDAVLDKDKTDSSKDTEKPSSLGEEMRKGGLSPNENKLCSESEGISPSNSAWDAPPLSSPSDNDFEQTVSDKNMPDSKRPTPVFSQILDHSETPNTGSSWKNGSHKSNCEVRFPVVSSSSNKQDVLDKDSGKLKVNERRLGKVIPVLQAKRRTNVPTFSQSDLEKQKESYLKEVIAHIEHPKDTNQG from the exons ATGACGTGCTCACTAGTGCCCTCTGAACAGTCTTCTGGAACTTCTCTCTTGCCTAAAGACAATGCCCCATTTTCTTGGGGTTCCTTGGATGAGGATGGATTGGATGACTCCTTGCTGGATCTGTCTGAGGGAGAAGAAGATGATGGCCATTTCagtttcacagaggaagatattCAGGAGCTCCTGAAGGATGATGACCTATCAAATGAGCACTTTTCTTGGGGAGGAGGGTTGCTTAAAGATAATAGGCATGttgagaagggagggaaagggaatgaAATTCTATTGGACACTTCCCAAGAGAAAAATTCATTGTACAGCTTGGGACCAGTAGCCGAGACCCCTGGCCTCTTAAAACTACCTCAACTAAGCACATCAGTTGGTAATGGACCAACTCCTACTAAACCATTAAACAGACACTTTGCACTAGAAaagaatcttataaaaataacagTTGTTGCACCATTTGATCCAACAGTTTGTGATGCTGTGCTTGATAAGGACAAGACTGATTCATCCAAAGATACTGAAAAACCCTCCTCCCTTGGGGAAGAGATGAGAAAAGGTGGTCTTAGTCCAAATGAGAACAAACTCTGCAGTGAGTCTGAAGGGATCAGTCCCAGTAATTCTGCTTGGGATGCACCCCCACTCTCTTCTCCTTCAGACAATGACTTTGAACAAACTGTGTCTGATAAAAATATGCCTGACAGTAAGAGACCTACACCTGTATTCTCTCAGATCTTAGACCATTCAGAGACTCCTAATACGGGGTCATCCTGGAAAAATGGATCACATAAATCAAATTGTGAAGTGAGGTTTCCAGTTGTTTCCAGTTCATCAAACAAA CAGGATGTTCTTGACAAGGATTCTGGGAAACTGAAAGTCAATGAGAGAAGACTGGGCAAAGTCATTCCTGTTCTGCAAGCCAAAAGAAG GACTAATGTTCCGACGTTTTCACAATCAGATctagaaaagcagaaggaaagttATCTCAAGGAAGTCATTGCTCATATAGAACACCCAAAGGACACTAACCAAG GAtga